The Podarcis muralis chromosome 8, rPodMur119.hap1.1, whole genome shotgun sequence genomic sequence ATACTACTGAAACGAGGACAAAAGTTAACAGAGTAAATGAatccaaaataataaaacaatagtgAATACAGAGGAAAACAAGTACCAAGAAATACACCAAATGATAGAAAATGAAGCTTTCCTAGCTATTTTGAACTCTTCACATCTGGCTTTGAACTGGAACTTCTCGTTCCTCTCTGCAGTTTTCCTCCTCTTTTAAAAGTCTCTGGAGTATGACCTTCATGCTCTCCCTGGATCGAGTCCTCTTGTTTCTCCCAATCAGGAAATAAATCAGTGGGTTAATACTGCTATTCAGGCAGCTGCATAATAACACAACAGATACTTTAAAAGATGAAACATCATAGTCCAAAGGTGGATTGAAAAAATAGATTAATGAAATGCAAGTAAATGGGAAAgctaagaagaggaagaagaggagggcaagGAGGATGGCTGTTAAAGCTTTTCCCTTCTTCCTGTGTTGTGATTGAAACCAAACTTTTATAAACAGGATCAGAGAggtcggccctaaaggtgttcaaggcaaaagtggttgccgtgcttgcttatgctgccccgctctgggccgtgatgacagatcctGCTcctcttgagactctgcaaaaccaattcctacgtcggctcctaatgctccccctgtgcgtaagcaatgcagccatgcgactagaattgaagatcgcatccttagaaacttgcctgtggaagcaagtcttcaattattggttatcattgtggcatagattaccaaaccattaccttgtccaatgcttatggcgagatgaattctctagcctttggactagtagaattcatgccaaactcctgagttatggaatctctccctcagattccctaaaactagaccaaatcactgctcaaagactgatccgtcaaagactggatggcatcgacttacagcgaaattatacgctggggggaggtgtttgttcgccccagaacattggtgtcactttaacttactgcgttccatcatacctctcttccctttcgactgttgcccatagactggccttcaccaaagcgaggtttaacgtttttccctccaatgtcctgagacatagattctcaaagggccaagcccccgccatgtgcgaatgtgataaggagacgccggagtcgctccagcacattatgttcacttgccccttgttcaatgtgccacgggcaaatttgttgggatcaatcatacagaaactagagggtaccccaccaaaattccaccttgcccaaatcttgcaggataaggatacccatacgaccctgaaagtggctaggttcctggtcgctgtccttacccaaaaacgacgccaaggagcactacaagctaattaaggcgtagtatgccattccatcttatagtattttattgttatagtggtgttttagcggctgttttttttccccacgtgcacaagctgttatttatgtgttgtttttacctgtatgggcctatggccgtaataaataaatgatgatcaGAGAGGAGACAGTCATAAGTGGGAGGAAAAGAACAGCATTTAACAGAAGCTGGTAGAAAAGGAGgtccagaaaaatattaaaaataaaaagaatcaagTTGATTACAGAGAACAGGAAAGAAATGATCCATATTGTGGCACACACAAAGGTGGAAAAGTGTGGTGGTCGGTGGCATCGATGCCAAAGGGGGAAAATGACAGAAACACACTTGTCCATGCTAATGGCCGTCAACAGGTATTGACCAGTGTTGTACATGAACAACAAGAAAAACTCAAACAACTGTACACACAAACTAATATCTACAGATAAGGATGAAAATGACACCACAAGATACACAATCAAATAAGAAGATAAGCAAATGAGGGCCCCAAGGTCAGCAACAGCCAGATTTAGTATGAAAGTGGTGAAAGGATTCCTCTTCATGCAGAAACCAAGAAACCAGATGACAGTCCCATTCCCCATAAGTCCAAAAATGCTAATAACTAGAATTAAGAAATATAGAATAATGCCTGCTATACGATATGTTGATAATTCATGATCAAAACCGTCCTGGGGGGTTAGGATGTCAGTTCCATTTTCTGCTCCAATATGTTCCCATGAAGCATTCAAAGAGGACCAGGATCCCAGGCCCTCATTCCTCATCTTGCTGGATCTCTACTTTTGAGCTACTCCTTGTATTGCTCTTCCTACCTGGAGAAAATAAACAAATGCGGAGTCAGTTTTGGCTTATAAGCCCAACCATATTAAACTGAGGCACTCAAACAATAATAAAAGAGACATGCTATAGTGGGAATTCATGACTGATAAACACTTTAGGAATATAGTTCTTTGGAATGTTTGTCACAACTTAGCAGTTTCCAAGGCTTTGGAGGGAAATGGAGTTCGCCGATGTGTTGTGGATCTTTCCTCTGAGTAAAAAAAACTACATTCACAACATCAGTAAGCATATCATTTTAGAACTCAAattctcttcctctgctctctgacTCAGCCTTAAGATCAGAAACTAATGTCTTGTGTCGTAGACATTGGTTGGGTTGTGGAGAATATATAATTGGTGGTACTGCTATTATTGTAATATGGAATGATTTGCTTTGATTTGTCATTAATTGGAAGATTTTcaatgaaaaagaataaaaattagttaaaatacaaaaaagaacaagAGAGATATAGTTAGAAGTGAAAAGCATCGTAACTGAGTGCAGTAGGTTTGAGTtgtggagctctctctctctctctctctctctctctctctctctctctcacacacacacacacacacacacacacacacacacacacaccaaccaacacacacagagagactgcaTGAGCTAGATTTGAGGAAAGTAATTTCCTCCCAAAAGCCACTGGTTGTTTCGTGCCATTCTGATAGTGAGTGTTCACTGTTTAGGCTGACATTCTGTTAGCTGTTGATGTCACTTTTAGAATGGGTGAGCTGCTTGCTGCCGGTGGGTTGGATAAGCGCATTAGCGCATTGTGCTGGGGCAATTAGTTTGTTCAAGTCCAAAATGAATCAGTTTAAGAGGAGGCCAGTTATTGACCACCCCCCTTAGGAGATGGGGTGTGGAAGGCAGAAGGAAGTAGAATATTCTGTGCTGATAAAAGTAGGGGGACAGGGCATTTTCAGAAATGAATGTAACTCCAAAGAAACAGCAGATGTTTCGTCAAGCTTCCAGCGAGATGTTCAGAGCTCCAGCCACTAATTTTTATCTGTTCTTCAGCAGCTTCTCAATATCACATGGTAAGATTTTCCCCCACCATTGGTTATCAATATGGCTTATGTAGGAGGAGAATCTTAACTTCTAAAGCTTCATGTCATACAAAGGAGTTCTTAAGGAAAGTGGGTAAGCAAGTTCTAGGCAGAAGGAACCAGGCAACCAGTGTACAAAAATATCCTTACTGATGATGCCATGTTTTACCTTCCCATGTTCAAGCCAGTTAACAGCATTGTTGAGTACACAATAAATGATATGCATACAAGGGTGTATCaaacacaagacacatcataatAAGAAAATAATTCATAAAACAAGCTCTTCATAAAGGCCAACTCTTCAGTTTCCCTTCATGACTTATGATGTGtcttatgttatatatatatatatatatatatatatatgttgtactATGGCTTCAGGATCAGTGGGAAGTGGAGGAGAGTTAGGTGGACTTACGACAAATAACCATTCAGACCTTCTGACATCAATGCCCAATTCTATTCACGCATTTCCaggatgtttccaagcacaaataCCTCATTGTTGACATTTATTTTCTCCACTCTCCGAGCTTATGGAGTATGGCCCATTGACAATTTTTAATTAGAAAAATGCTTGACTTTCGGTCAGAGAGCCCCACCACTGTCACTGCATAAGCTGGTAtagcagatattattattattattattattattattattattattattaataaataataataatagccaagaACAAAGTAAAAGAACCACAAAGAACTGCCAGCATCACTCATCTGAGACCTCCAGTTATAGGACAGTATATGAattcaaaaaataatattaatatataattctgccattgaaaataatggaaagAGGGTTTACCTCTATGTCTCCCCAGAGATATACAATCTGTGGATATTAACAAGTAGACTTATAGTAATAAGTTACTGAGTTCAGAGTAGAACAATTACCTGTCACGGTCCAGTTCATGGGCGGTCGAAGTCCTGgcagaggaaaaaaataaatgctcAATCTGAATAAGGCTGCAATCTAGCCAGAACAAGAGacggtatctctctctctctctctctctctctctctctctctctctctctctctctctctctctgtgtgtgtgtgagagagagagagagagagagacctacaTCATGTCCCCTTCCACCTGGTTATTAGTGGTGATATAGTTTTGGATACAGGAACCTAAACATGGGAAGTATCAACTTGATATTACTCCACATGAGACTTAAATATGTGATATAGAAGACTCTGTATGAGAATggtgtacagtggatgcttgggttgcgaacgtgatccgtgcgggatgcacgttcgcaacccgcagcattcgcaacctgcagtagTGCACCTTCGCatgcgtgggttgtgattcggttcttctgcgcatgcgcaaagaacaatttagtgcttctgcgcacacgcaaccgccgaaaccgagaagtaacccattccagtacttccgggttttggcacgtccgtaacctgaaaaaacacaaccggAAAAATGCAATGCCAGGCCCTTGTTATCTGCCACCAGAGCTATCTTGCTTGAGCTTCTGCAGAAGATAGTTGGGTGTTGCCTGTGAGAGGAGACACTTATAAAAGCATCAAAACCAAAACTGATATTATGGGGAAAGTAACTATATATGTAATGATGATAGACAAAAGCATTCCAAAATATTATGGGGATCATTGAAGTTCTGGACCTCAGGCCACTAACCTCTTGTGTTGCAGACATTGAGGGTGGAATGGCTGGGTGGTGGAGAAGAGGAGTGGGAGAAGGAGTTGAACAGCTCTTGTGTTTAGGAAAACAAAAGCCAGAATGAATTGGGAAGGCatctgtttttttattattattaaaatgtgatttttaacAAAAGTGGATAATATAAAACTCAAGTCAAATTGAGATTGATAAGAAATATGAAAATCGGAAAAAGATCCACAATAGATAAGCCAGACAGCAAGATTTTTACAATGTGTAATGAATTAGACAAACCATTACTCTATCCTGCCTAGTACTTTCTGCTCTGACTGGATGTGGGAACCAAAAATTCCTGCCATCTTCACCTGCCATCCAACTGGTATCCTACTAACAGAACACTCCATGGAGTTAGCTTGTCCCACCTATCAGCCAAAGGTGCACAGCATTGCCATTCAGCTACAGATCCCCTCTTACCTTTGCTAATGAATGACATCAAATTTAGCTATTCACATACCTTTCAAAAGCTTTGGATCAGCATCCCTCAGGCAAGGTGAGTGGGAGCAGCAAGTGGTGCTGGAATAATCAGGTAATCGGAAAATTTGCAGAAATTGTTAAGATGCCTCATCTGGTTCTTAGCAAGATGTGTAGGATCCTTCCCACATGTCTTCAGTTCTGTGCAACCCATTTGCCAGCATCATGTGATAAGATGTTTGTATTCCACATTGGGTCTCAGGATAGCATTTGACAAACTCAGGAGGAGATTCTTGCCTTTTAAAGTTCAGTGTCCCTAACAGGAACTCTTGAGAAGAGAGAATTTGCAAGTGGTAAGCAAGTCCAACTTCTCTTTGTCCCTTCTGCTGATACAGGAGCCCAAACATGGAAAGTATCAACCTATATTACTGCATATGAGACTGAAATACGTGATATAGAAAACTCTGTATGAGAATGATATACTGGGCACATGTTCATGACCGTTAAGTGCCAGGACCTTGTTATCTGCCACCAGAGCTATCTTGCTTGAACTTCTGCAGAAAATAGTTGGGTGTTTCCTGTGAGAGGAGACAGTTACATAAGCATCAAACCCAAAACTTATATTATGGGGGAAAGTGACTATATATGCAATAATGATATGCAAAAGAATTCCAAAACATTATGGGGTAAATAAAGTTCTGGGCCACAGACCAAATCCAGTTCTCAATCCTTGGGTTCTATCCTTCTTCAGCAGTCCAACAGCAAGTTAATTCCTCTCTTTTGAAGCAtcatatttactttcattaatcgcacacacaagcacacgcacactaagagagagagagagacagccacaaacacagacacagacacagactgCAGGAGCTAGGATTGAAGACAGTAATATCTCCCTGTTACCCTCCAGGTGCTTTGTGCCATTCTGATAATGAGTGTTACTCGCTCAGGCTGATTTTTGTTTAGCCTTTTATGTGAGCAGATTGCTGCCTCTCAATTGCATTAGAGCCTTTGCACACTTTGGTGGGTCACTTAGGTTGTTCCAGTGAAAAGCTAATCAGCTTAAGAGGAGCCCAGTCATCTTCTCCCCTGCTCAGAGGTGACTCTTTGCTTTGCAGTGCAGAGTGGACTGCATGGTTTCACCTGCCTGCTTTATTCTCATGCCCCATCCAAATGCTTCTTAATAAGTGTTGACTAGAATGATGTGTCAAGGTGAGTCCATGGTGATGTCGGTTCTTCATCGTGCAAAGGAGTCTAGTGTAGCTTTGGATATAGCATCAATGGCTAGCATTGAGCGGAAAGTGCATTGTGGAATGATATGGAACCATCTCCCTCCTATATCCCctggtgtttttttcaaaaacgttATTGGAAAGATAGAGAAACATTGATGTCACGAATGACTTCTGCTAATTGTCACATTGCCCTATAAAGGTGTAGATGGCAGAACTTTGTGTATTTCAATATGCACATAGATGGGATCCTCATAACAGAGTCCTGGTTGCGCTCAGGTCCCAAGAGCTCACCTGACagggttaaaatggggggggggagtcctggccattcccctgggatcATGCCAGCTGGCTTTAGCCAATAGCCAGAAGGTGGCGTGATCCTAGGTGCTTTAAAGACAGCAGTGTGATGCAAGTAGGGCACTTGCATTTGCACGGCTGAACAACCACCCACCCTCCCAAGTTTAGGTAGAGTCGCTTGGCCTTGCTCTGGTTTGGGTCGCATGTATTGGAACAGGGGCTGGATAGgattttttttctctccatttggcagattggctttagccatttgatttttgcctgccccttagcaaatcatcacatcttgtaaggtggcggttaggcattggctcagttggattgtggggaggggaggtgtggccatcacctgcccctccaggaactgggtattcggttaaaggaatctgggggtcctggatcttgtccgaagtccacttgaggggctagggccatgccaggaccacaggaaccccaagGTGAGCTTAGGCTGGTTCTCATCAAGCTTGTTCCCTCATTTGGTTGACCCCATTCAACGGTCACCCTgagaggtggagtcagttatagtggggagtcaatgcctaagccaataccgctcacgtgattgtatttcaataaagttatggccaaaatttgccccaaaAGTTAAACTAATATAAGTGTCCGTGTGTATTTATTTTAGGGGTGGGTCTAGGGGCCTCGAGACGCAATTATAATTTCTATATCACTACATCCATATaataagcagtgctatttttcagcCGTAACTaattggaactcagttccagcacctctcaggtgcgtGCCGCTGAAATTATAACAGAACAAGGGAGGCCTTTATGGTGAGTTTCtgcagctctttttctagaaaaatagcacagaaaaTAGGGATTGTACTGGTGGAATGTTCtatcatgcttttttaaaaaaatctgggagaaacATTTTATTCTGTTTCCTTCAAACATTTGAGCTCTACATGTGAAGATTTCTTTACTTCATTCCCTTTGGCAATGAATCTGTTTTCTATATCATTTAGCAAGTCATCCCTCTTAACTCAAAGTCTGTTGAAGtggcatttctttttatttcattttctaaaaCATACAAAACATTAATCCTGCCAAATGGGCAATCCAGGGGGCTTTTAGCGATACTCCTGAAACAAGGACAAAAATTAACAGAGTAAATGAATCCAGAATAGTAAAATAGTGAATACAGAGGAAAACAAGTACCAAGAAATACACCAAGAGATAGAATATGACACTTTCTGAGCTATTTTGAACTCTTCACATCCGGGTTTGGACTGGAACTTCTCGTTCCTCTCTGCAGTTTTCCTCCTCTTTGAAAAGTCTCTGGAGTATGACCTTCATGCTCTCCCTAGATTGAGCCCTCTTGTTTCTCCCAATCAGGAAATAAATCAGTGGGTTAATACT encodes the following:
- the LOC114601342 gene encoding mas-related G-protein coupled receptor member H-like, whose protein sequence is MRNEGLGSWSSLNASWEHIGAENGTDILTPQDGFDHELSTYRIAGIILYFLILVISIFGLMGNGTVIWFLGFCMKRNPFTTFILNLAVADLGALICLSSYLIVYLVVSFSSLSVDISLCVQLFEFFLLFMYNTGQYLLTAISMDKCVSVIFPLWHRCHRPPHFSTFVCATIWIISFLFSVINLILFIFNIFLDLLFYQLLLNAVLFLPLMTVSSLILFIKVWFQSQHRKKGKALTAILLALLFFLFLAFPFTCISLIYFFNPPLDYDVSSFKVSVVLLCSCLNSSINPLIYFLIGRNKRTRSRESMKVILQRLLKEEENCREEREVPVQSQM